From a single Lentisphaera profundi genomic region:
- a CDS encoding sulfotransferase family 2 domain-containing protein produces the protein MICHELKCVFVHIPKVAGTSIEKAFLQHLKILREDGAQLLIQKNADPLKGPPHLQHMTAEEYLKYGYLTQEQFDSYFKFTFVRDPYERIVSEYRYRRFYNEYDFKSYLTKNFPGPMDDDYVNYLDYYRHIMPQSDFIYNEKGELLVDFIGRFENIEDDFKKICEHLQVKLELPKSNKSKNKKSLFLRLKKIFNKNLMYSYSHDQYYCDDTLSFMKDYYKKDFEMLNYHFRQT, from the coding sequence ATGATTTGTCATGAATTAAAATGTGTTTTTGTACACATACCAAAAGTAGCAGGTACGAGTATAGAAAAAGCTTTTTTACAGCATTTGAAAATACTGAGAGAGGATGGAGCTCAGCTTTTAATACAAAAAAATGCTGATCCTTTAAAAGGGCCACCGCACTTGCAGCATATGACGGCAGAGGAATATCTCAAGTATGGTTATTTAACTCAAGAACAATTCGATAGTTACTTCAAGTTTACTTTTGTTAGAGACCCCTATGAGCGTATAGTCTCGGAATATCGCTATCGTCGCTTTTATAATGAGTATGATTTTAAAAGCTACCTAACAAAAAACTTTCCTGGTCCTATGGATGATGATTATGTGAATTATTTGGATTATTACCGCCATATTATGCCACAATCAGATTTCATCTATAATGAAAAGGGCGAATTACTTGTAGATTTCATAGGTCGATTTGAGAACATTGAAGATGATTTCAAGAAAATCTGTGAACATTTACAGGTGAAACTTGAATTGCCAAAATCTAATAAATCCAAAAATAAAAAATCATTGTTTTTAAGGCTTAAGAAAATATTTAATAAAAACCTCATGTATAGCTATAGTCATGATCAGTATTATTGTGATGATACTTTGTCTTTTATGAAAGACTATTATAAAAAAGATTTTGAAATGTTGAACTATCATTTTCGTCAAACTTAA